The Macrobrachium rosenbergii isolate ZJJX-2024 chromosome 56, ASM4041242v1, whole genome shotgun sequence genome includes a region encoding these proteins:
- the LOC136836054 gene encoding uncharacterized protein isoform X3, with amino-acid sequence MALKLNPEKDSKTMGFMTILPKQRINVNTSSVPSCKKIVVIFLATSLFIGAFYAFRNYNVKGHHQRGKQRAGRPHHVGHGSGTDGKDKIRQAIDANLEQIKSRAGNIYLDNEVEVLEHHQEDVKHHDDDHEDDAYGEEDDDEYDDDDEDDDEDEKKQENDAPK; translated from the exons ATGGCCCTAAAACTCAACCCGGAGAAAGACTCCAAAACCATGGGCTTCATGACAATTCTACCGAAACAACGCATCAACGTGAACACCAGCAGCGTCCCCTCCTGCAAGAAAATCGTCGTCATTTTCCTCGCCACTTCGCTCTTCATCGGCGCCTTCTACGCCTTCAGGAACTACAACGTGAAGGGGCACCATCAGAGGGGGAAGCAACGCGCGGGAAGGCCCCACCACGTGGGGCATGGATCGGGCACTGACGGCAAGGACAAGATCAGGCAAGCGATCGACGCCAACCTGGAGCAGATCAAGTCCAGGGCGGGGAACATTTACTTAGACAACGAGGTCGAAGTGCTCGAACACCATCAGGAAGATGTTAAACACCACGACGACGACCACGAGGACGACGCGTACGGCGAGGAGGATGATGACGAAtacgacgacgatgatgaagatgatgacgaagaCGA gaAGAAGCAAGAAAATGATGCTCCAAAGTAA
- the LOC136836054 gene encoding uncharacterized protein isoform X1 — MALKLNPEKDSKTMGFMTILPKQRINVNTSSVPSCKKIVVIFLATSLFIGAFYAFRNYNVKGHHQRGKQRAGRPHHVGHGSGTDGKDKIRQAIDANLEQIKSRAGNIYLDNEVEVLEHHQEDVKHHDDDHEDDAYGEEDDDEYDDDDEDDDEDEYEDEKKQENDAPK; from the exons ATGGCCCTAAAACTCAACCCGGAGAAAGACTCCAAAACCATGGGCTTCATGACAATTCTACCGAAACAACGCATCAACGTGAACACCAGCAGCGTCCCCTCCTGCAAGAAAATCGTCGTCATTTTCCTCGCCACTTCGCTCTTCATCGGCGCCTTCTACGCCTTCAGGAACTACAACGTGAAGGGGCACCATCAGAGGGGGAAGCAACGCGCGGGAAGGCCCCACCACGTGGGGCATGGATCGGGCACTGACGGCAAGGACAAGATCAGGCAAGCGATCGACGCCAACCTGGAGCAGATCAAGTCCAGGGCGGGGAACATTTACTTAGACAACGAGGTCGAAGTGCTCGAACACCATCAGGAAGATGTTAAACACCACGACGACGACCACGAGGACGACGCGTACGGCGAGGAGGATGATGACGAAtacgacgacgatgatgaagatgatgacgaagaCGAGTACGAGGATGA gaAGAAGCAAGAAAATGATGCTCCAAAGTAA
- the LOC136836054 gene encoding uncharacterized protein isoform X2 gives MALKLNPEKDSKTMGFMTILPKQRINVNTSSVPSCKKIVVIFLATSLFIGAFYAFRNYNVKGHHQRGKQRAGRPHHVGHGSGTDGKDKIRQAIDANLEQIKSRAGNIYLDNEVEVLEHHQEDVKHHDDDHEDDAYGEEDDDEYDDDDEDDDEDEYEDEYERHMLR, from the coding sequence ATGGCCCTAAAACTCAACCCGGAGAAAGACTCCAAAACCATGGGCTTCATGACAATTCTACCGAAACAACGCATCAACGTGAACACCAGCAGCGTCCCCTCCTGCAAGAAAATCGTCGTCATTTTCCTCGCCACTTCGCTCTTCATCGGCGCCTTCTACGCCTTCAGGAACTACAACGTGAAGGGGCACCATCAGAGGGGGAAGCAACGCGCGGGAAGGCCCCACCACGTGGGGCATGGATCGGGCACTGACGGCAAGGACAAGATCAGGCAAGCGATCGACGCCAACCTGGAGCAGATCAAGTCCAGGGCGGGGAACATTTACTTAGACAACGAGGTCGAAGTGCTCGAACACCATCAGGAAGATGTTAAACACCACGACGACGACCACGAGGACGACGCGTACGGCGAGGAGGATGATGACGAAtacgacgacgatgatgaagatgatgacgaagaCGAGTACGAGGATGAGTATGAGAGACATATGTTGCGGTAG